The Sander lucioperca isolate FBNREF2018 chromosome 4, SLUC_FBN_1.2, whole genome shotgun sequence DNA segment ctcactgctgcagctcctcttttcagctggtctctgttttagctacagagtgagacctcttttcttcttcttcttctgtactatctttgattgcactgcacatgcgcagtagctcagatgtagatcatgtcagctagctagctccatagacagtaaaagaagggctgtttctacaacttcgttcagttacaaggcaggattagctgggagacttctaaatgagggcgcacatgtaagtagttcttttgtagattatggtgaacttgtgtgtgttgtagcagtactttgttattgagaacgaggtagcatgctagcgttagcatgctagcgttagcattagtgttagcatgctaacgctaacgctacgagctaatggttgcggttagcctgctcgtttcggcttgtgacgtcacaagccgtgccgattttgaacagctcacccagagactgaaggcaggacacattcagaaactgtatctcactctaaacagcatggatggatttttttcaaagtttgtatgtgtgtggaagcaccagagacacaacataacaccccaaatcccagaaaaagtgattttttcataatatgggcactttaacacttTACTAGAAAATTAACTGCATAGCTTGCATAGTAAGAACAGTCAAATGTACCATGATAAACAACCATATATTTAAAGTAATTTAGTTGGCATAATGCACTAAATAGAGCAGCCAGCATTAGAGAGTTGCCACGATCGCTGCATACTATACCTGGCAGATTGATTCATAGATTAAAATACAGCCTCATACtgtcttcacacacacaaactaggTTTTTATCAGGATCTATGGATCTGCCACACAAGTGTACTGTAATGTAGAGGCTAAACCATGTGGACAACTTGCAACACCTGCAGTTATTTTGGAAGCTATCCTCCTTTAAATTGCACAAAGTGTGTTGTCACAAGTTGTTGGTTTAGGCCTGTCTGCTGTTAAATGTTCATCATGTTAGGTTGCTGATAACCATGTCCTAGGTTCCCAACTTGCATTCATGTGCATATAAAGAATTTGTAATCATTTTCTTTGTCCCATTTCTAACAGACAACGTGAAGGCCTTATACAAGCGAGCTAAGGCCCACGCTGCAGTGTGGAATGAGGTAGAAGCACGGGCAGATTTTAATAGGTTGATGGAGCTGGACCCCTCTCTGGGGCCGTCTGTTGCCAAGGAGCTGAAGGCCATGGAGGAGAGGATCCGGATCAAAGAGAAGGAGGAAAAGGGTCGCTACAAAGACCTATTCAACTACAATACAACACCAGCCACTGCCACTACAGTCAGTGTACTTTgagttgtatttcttttaattgcaACTATCTCCTTTCTGGCCCCCATATATTACATTTAAGCTTATTtgttatgtagtagaaatgtcaAGAAGTATTTGCTCTTCCTCCTCACAGGGTTGAATCACACAGTGGTTTGGAACGAAAGGATGCCTGTGAATTTCAAGATGGAGGACAAACAGTGCTGgtgttttaggtttttttcccaCGCACCCAAGCAAATGACTCTGCCACCCTGCCCTCCCTCCCATAGTACACgcagaaatatgaaatattCCAACACACTGTCACAGGtcatacgtacacacacaaagtcacacatatatacCAAGGTGAGATTTGCATTCCTGCCTTATTCCTCTAAGCTTTAGAAAACTGAACTTGACCTTTTAGAGTCTAAAGGTGAAGTAAAGTTCAGTCTTTGATTAGGTCAAGAAGACATTACAAGCTTGActttaaagaaaatacaaaatccCATTGAAACCTTAGGTATGTACTGGCCAAAAGCATAATTGAACATATTTCATCATGGTTTAAGCATTTTATGTTGTCTTGGTTTCCCTGAAATATGTGCAGAGCTGTTGAATAATCCTAAAATGACTTGTAATCGTAGCCCAAGGAGAGATTTCAATGGATTCCAGATAGAAATGCTGCCCCTCAGAACATCAaggaatacttttttttttattgcacaaGGGACATCACATACTCACATGCACACCTCTCCCTTGCACCGCCAGAACCCCTCTTCTATATTGGTCACAGCGGAAGCCCTGGAATAAGCAGACCATTATATCCTGGTAGATGCGACTGGGAAACCGAGCCGTCTGTGACAATCATTTATAACACACATGGAATTGTGTTATCTTTGCTTTCTCCTATGTACTTATTTCATATATGTAAGAAATATATACCATTATATTGTTTTGTCAAGATGTACTCCACAAAGCCCTTACTATCTCCTTCACTTACTTAGAAAAAGCTACTCATAACTCATGTGAGGCAGCAGGTCATCTGAGGTGAGATGTAATTGAGGTTGTGATTATGTaactgaaaataaatgtttatccCTAGCTTTGCATCTTTAAATATTTGTGATGTGCAGACACATGATTCGGGGAAAAAGGTTTAAATTGTATCCTCTTGTATTGTTTTCATTAGACTAATAATCCCAGTTAATTCCtgagtaaaataaatatttaaaagattTAACATTTTTAGCAGAAGGTGCACATTTTCAGAGAACTCACACATTGTGCCCTTTAGCAGTAGATAATCTATTCATTGAGCTCAATGCCTTAAAGGATTTCACTTACATGGACATTGTGCTCAGGAGTCACTGTCAAGGTaaataattaacatttaaattaaacatttcatATTGTACCTCATcactgtcaaaaaaatcatcagTTTAACCAGAAAATCTACCCACCAATTATGTAGCAACCTTTTAATTATGTTTCACAAATGAAACTGctactgaatgttttttttctgttatttaattAAGATATACATACAGAACTGCAAAAATCTGGTTTACAAAATTTTCATACTAACAAATTGACTTGATGTACAGTGTTGTTGGGATTGAGAAACATCTAATGTGTGTTTACACtacaaaatgataaaaacaatgTGGATGGAAATGGGGTATATTCAAGATGCTCAGATTAACAAAAATATTCAGTAGTTGCAGAGTGGTGTTCAGAATAGAAACTTGAGCACAGTGCAGCTGGAACAttgatgtcatttaaaaaaaaaaaaaaaaaaaaattaaatcccCATCCATTTTACTAAGGTTTTTACTCACAGCTCAACTTAAACGTGTTGAAATTCCCCACACTCGTTTTTCAAATAGATACAAAACTGCATTTTGCATACACCCCACAGTTCACATAAAAGTTTGTGATGAACAAAAGGTGGTGTGGTGAAATGCAGGTGGTGACAAAATGGACACAATGCACCTATAAAATGCTGTTGAGGAAAGCGCAAAAGGTGAGAGGATAAAAGAATGGTTGTAAAACAGACAATGGGGATCTTGATGAGGACAGGCTTCGAAAAGGTTATGTGCGGGCGcttctctccgtctctgcaagacaCTCCCTGACCAGTGCACGGGCGTGGATTATACCTGAACAAGACAGACACAAGGTGCAAGAAGGCATTAAATCACCAGTTtgacaataataaaataacttGCTAAAATGGTAGAAATTTCTGTCTTCTGTCCAAGTCTACctcaactaaaaaaaaaaaaatctattgcaTCCAAGACAACCATTATTGCTGAGATAGCAATAGGGCTgcccttagtctatatccacgatgatccacttccgggattgctctcgttctgccggaaattctCTTTTCGGATGTCCGTTCTCAGATGTcgtgttaccttccgctttctttgtgttgtgattttaaactatgaggactatggttaactgctcctcagatctctgcagggagCCTTCCCCTCAGCACTTTTATGAACTATTCAtgatacacaccacacacacaaatcatgaCTTGCACTGGAAACAGGTATTGTGTGTCTTTCTGACAAGAAAAGCATACCTCTCTTTAGCCTCTCCATAGCGCTCTTGCTCCCAGCGTATGTAGGCCTGATCTCACGGCTCATCTCCTCAATGACAGACAGAAGCTCACTGTAGGTGGATCCCTGAGACACTTTGACAGGCTGTATTTTCACAAACATGTCATGTTTGGgggagagtaaaaaaaaaaaaaaaaaaaaaaatcttaagaCGTGTCACAGCTGAAAATTCACATCACAAGTAAAAGACAAAGTACAATGAAAAATGTA contains these protein-coding regions:
- the cdk2ap2 gene encoding cyclin-dependent kinase 2-associated protein 2 — encoded protein: MSYKPIAPAPSGSNHTPPGSSVPSPSLPSSSNFRPAFSDFGPPSMGFVQPVKVSQGSTYSELLSVIEEMSREIRPTYAGSKSAMERLKRGIIHARALVRECLAETERSART